In Alteromonas sp. V450, the following proteins share a genomic window:
- a CDS encoding DUF6702 family protein → MTNKLSCSGWQHGKRALLPSAFIFLLTACMVIGAVTVSTSAKAHQIKAAITTVLFNARTENIEVMHRFNLHDAEHAVKALFDKHADIMDDTDTQQKFADYVAQHFAILDANGEVLKLADVGFEVEGKHFWVYQETAEPPTLVGLQIRHNALRDLWPKQVNTLNVEGKGDIKTLTFTDSVNLLEVSFEKQGHHH, encoded by the coding sequence ATGACGAATAAGTTGTCTTGTTCTGGCTGGCAGCATGGCAAACGTGCTCTGCTGCCTAGTGCTTTTATATTCTTACTCACTGCGTGCATGGTTATTGGCGCAGTAACAGTAAGCACAAGTGCCAAAGCGCATCAAATTAAAGCTGCTATTACTACAGTCCTGTTCAACGCAAGAACAGAAAATATTGAAGTCATGCATCGTTTTAATTTGCATGATGCGGAGCACGCAGTAAAAGCACTGTTCGATAAACATGCTGACATTATGGATGATACCGACACGCAGCAAAAATTTGCTGATTATGTCGCACAGCACTTTGCTATTCTTGATGCAAATGGCGAGGTCTTGAAGCTTGCTGACGTTGGATTTGAAGTTGAGGGTAAGCACTTTTGGGTTTACCAAGAAACTGCTGAACCACCCACGCTGGTTGGTTTGCAAATCCGACACAATGCATTAAGAGACCTATGGCCTAAGCAGGTGAATACACTAAACGTAGAAGGAAAAGGCGATATTAAAACGCTAACGTTTACTGATTCGGTCAATTTGCTGGAAGTTAGTTTTGAAAAACAAGGTCACCATCACTAA
- a CDS encoding DUF6482 family protein — MHKFYFHDIEDNPKVIEYLEVQSYEMNVYLVYLSMGGQSGMVYDKNDKPMRFYSSGHIREAFAHCSVDKAVMKHDTPYDEMIGNPPKSAQQMALPFSMDLPY, encoded by the coding sequence ATGCATAAGTTCTATTTTCATGACATAGAAGATAATCCTAAAGTTATTGAATATCTTGAAGTCCAATCTTATGAAATGAATGTCTACCTCGTTTATTTGTCTATGGGCGGCCAAAGCGGCATGGTGTACGACAAGAACGATAAGCCAATGCGGTTTTACAGTTCAGGTCATATAAGGGAAGCTTTTGCGCATTGTTCTGTCGACAAAGCCGTAATGAAGCATGATACGCCTTATGACGAGATGATTGGTAATCCTCCGAAAAGTGCGCAGCAGATGGCATTGCCTTTCAGCATGGACTTACCGTACTAG
- a CDS encoding M1 family metallopeptidase: MSTSKRHLFWLAPVLSMLISIPSSAAIKQTKGDFEDKFRQLDEVLPTPNVYRNAAGEPGHQYWQQQVDYDIDVKLLEDKRRIEASETITYYNNSPDTLKYLWVQLDQNKFRDDSMSALTTTFGGIGNRGPGTQAASGSSPAKLSMGALRRQQFVDDNELGYTISRVEDKAGNDLRHTIVGTLMRVDLAKPLKSGGKVTFDIDFAFNIVEEDAVSARAGYEHFPDDEREGGNDIFLLAQWFPRLAAYTDYEAWTNKEFIGRGEFTLEFGNYEVDITVPADHIVSSTGVLQNPKDVLTKTQRDRLKKAEKADRIVFIVSPEEAIENEKEGTTKLKTWTFKAENVRDFAWASSRKFAWDARGYQQGGDTQPLVMAMSFYPKEGGELWQKYSTESIIHTMDVYSRFSFDYPYPVAQSVNGPVGGMEYPMITFNGPRTELRDDGSRTYSLAEKRFLIGVVIHEVGHIYFPMTVNSDERQWTWMDEGLNSFLDGVAGREWDPTIPWGVEPRDITGYMKSQTQVPIMTQSDSVLRLGPNAYTKPAVALNILRETILGRELFDFAFKEYAQRWMFKRPTPSDFFRTMEEASGVDLDWFWRGWFYTTDHVDISLDSVYKLRLDTEDPDIDFAREREAEMEKPKSLTDIRNKEEGKKLWVDRFEDISDFYDENDRYTVTNKERNKYKKFLKGLEPWERTAFERAVKEDKNYYVLDFSNKGGLVMPIILELAFEDGTKEEMRIPAEIWRRTPKAVSKLIVTDKDKELVSVTVDPHWETADVDVENNHYPRRIIPSRIEAYKNKPRNTYEYRDLMHDSKTELDKDEEKEEDKDDE; encoded by the coding sequence ATGAGCACCTCAAAACGACACCTTTTCTGGCTAGCGCCAGTGTTGTCTATGCTGATTTCTATTCCAAGTTCCGCCGCTATAAAACAAACGAAAGGCGACTTCGAAGATAAATTCCGTCAGCTAGATGAAGTACTTCCTACTCCAAACGTTTATCGAAACGCAGCCGGAGAACCTGGGCATCAATATTGGCAGCAGCAGGTTGATTACGACATCGATGTTAAACTGCTTGAAGATAAGCGCCGTATTGAAGCAAGCGAAACAATTACCTATTACAATAATTCACCTGACACGCTGAAATATCTTTGGGTTCAGCTTGATCAAAATAAGTTCCGCGACGATTCCATGTCTGCACTTACCACAACCTTCGGTGGTATCGGCAATCGTGGGCCGGGTACGCAAGCCGCAAGCGGGAGCTCACCAGCAAAACTAAGCATGGGAGCACTTCGTCGTCAGCAGTTCGTAGACGACAACGAATTGGGCTACACGATTTCTCGCGTTGAAGACAAGGCTGGTAACGACCTTCGACACACAATCGTTGGCACGCTCATGCGTGTAGATTTAGCTAAGCCTTTAAAATCAGGAGGCAAAGTTACATTTGATATCGATTTTGCCTTTAACATCGTTGAAGAAGACGCTGTTTCAGCTCGCGCAGGTTACGAACACTTCCCTGATGATGAGCGAGAAGGCGGTAACGATATCTTCTTGTTAGCTCAGTGGTTTCCTCGTCTAGCGGCATACACAGACTACGAAGCATGGACCAATAAAGAGTTTATCGGCCGTGGTGAGTTCACGCTAGAATTCGGCAACTACGAAGTTGATATTACGGTTCCTGCTGATCACATCGTTTCATCAACAGGTGTGCTTCAAAACCCGAAAGACGTGCTAACGAAAACGCAGCGCGACCGGTTGAAAAAAGCAGAAAAAGCTGACCGTATCGTATTCATCGTTTCACCAGAAGAAGCGATTGAAAACGAAAAAGAGGGCACGACGAAGCTAAAAACGTGGACTTTCAAAGCAGAAAACGTACGAGACTTTGCATGGGCGTCTTCGCGTAAATTCGCGTGGGATGCACGTGGTTATCAGCAGGGTGGCGACACTCAACCGCTTGTAATGGCAATGTCCTTCTACCCGAAAGAAGGTGGCGAGCTTTGGCAGAAGTATTCGACAGAGTCAATCATTCACACCATGGATGTTTACAGTCGTTTTAGCTTCGATTATCCCTACCCAGTAGCGCAATCGGTAAACGGCCCGGTAGGCGGCATGGAGTACCCCATGATCACCTTTAACGGCCCGCGTACAGAACTACGCGACGATGGTTCACGCACTTACTCACTTGCTGAAAAACGCTTCCTTATTGGCGTGGTTATTCACGAAGTAGGTCATATCTATTTCCCTATGACGGTAAACTCTGACGAGCGTCAGTGGACATGGATGGATGAAGGTCTTAACAGCTTCTTAGACGGTGTTGCTGGTCGCGAGTGGGATCCAACCATTCCATGGGGCGTGGAGCCTCGTGATATCACAGGCTACATGAAGTCTCAAACGCAAGTACCAATTATGACTCAGTCTGACTCAGTACTTCGCCTTGGTCCAAACGCGTACACAAAGCCAGCAGTAGCGCTGAATATTCTTCGCGAAACTATCCTTGGCCGTGAGCTGTTTGACTTCGCGTTTAAAGAGTACGCGCAGCGTTGGATGTTTAAACGTCCTACGCCGTCAGATTTCTTCCGTACTATGGAAGAAGCGTCGGGTGTTGACCTAGACTGGTTCTGGCGCGGTTGGTTTTACACCACAGACCACGTAGACATTAGTCTAGATAGCGTATACAAGCTTCGTTTAGATACTGAAGATCCAGATATTGATTTTGCGCGCGAACGTGAAGCAGAAATGGAAAAACCAAAGTCACTTACTGATATTCGCAATAAAGAAGAAGGTAAAAAACTGTGGGTAGACCGATTCGAAGATATCAGCGACTTTTATGATGAAAACGACCGCTATACTGTTACCAACAAAGAGCGCAATAAATACAAGAAGTTCCTTAAAGGTCTTGAGCCATGGGAACGCACAGCGTTTGAACGTGCGGTTAAAGAAGACAAGAACTACTACGTGCTAGATTTTAGCAACAAAGGTGGTTTGGTAATGCCTATTATACTTGAGCTTGCGTTTGAAGACGGTACTAAAGAAGAAATGCGCATTCCTGCGGAAATCTGGCGTCGTACACCTAAGGCAGTAAGCAAGCTGATTGTTACTGACAAAGATAAAGAGCTAGTAAGTGTAACGGTTGACCCACATTGGGAAACTGCTGACGTAGACGTAGAAAACAACCACTACCCACGTCGAATCATTCCATCGCGCATTGAAGCGTATAAGAACAAGCCGCGTAATACCTACGAGTATCGCGACCTTATGCACGATTCAAAAACCGAGCTAGATAAAGACGAAGAGAAAGAAGAGGACAAAGATGACGAATAA
- a CDS encoding AarF/ABC1/UbiB kinase family protein encodes MTDKPAQRKEKAIPSSRFSRVSRLGALAGKIAGNVVTQGASQLLKGEKPVLSSLLLTPRNISNIADQLASMRGAAMKLGQLISMDAGDFLPPELAAILGRLREDADPMPKAQLVEVLDNAWGAKWQADLLYFSFAPIAAASIGQVHKIITMDGRMLAVKVQYPGVKKSIDSDVDNVATLIRLSGLVPKSLNISPLLEEAKQQLHQEADYEREASMLQRYNMALASDPTLSSLPFVLPEVYPPLTSHNVLAMDFIEAQSLDALLSEPQDVRNAMMTALMTLFFNEIFNFRLLQSDPNLGNYKYQKDHQKIVLLDFGATREVPQHIAHSYQTLLKSIKENDRNTMQATAYDIGLIDSNHNNAQIEAVIDIGMEACEAIRHNGAYDFGKSDLIHRLHDKGIALTTEHDFWHTPPVDALFIHRKLAGLFLLAKRLGACVDMQSTATKWLSN; translated from the coding sequence ATGACTGATAAGCCTGCTCAAAGAAAAGAAAAAGCAATTCCTTCTTCCCGCTTCTCCAGAGTGAGTCGACTCGGCGCACTGGCTGGGAAAATAGCAGGAAACGTTGTAACACAAGGCGCAAGCCAGTTATTAAAGGGCGAAAAGCCCGTATTATCATCACTTTTATTAACACCGCGAAACATAAGTAACATTGCTGACCAACTTGCCAGTATGCGTGGTGCTGCAATGAAGTTAGGTCAACTTATTTCCATGGACGCAGGTGATTTTCTGCCGCCAGAACTGGCTGCTATTCTAGGCCGTTTAAGAGAAGATGCCGACCCCATGCCCAAGGCACAACTAGTAGAAGTGCTAGACAATGCATGGGGCGCGAAATGGCAAGCAGACCTTTTGTATTTCTCCTTTGCCCCTATTGCAGCTGCCTCTATCGGGCAAGTACATAAAATAATTACAATGGATGGACGCATGCTAGCAGTGAAAGTGCAGTATCCTGGCGTCAAAAAAAGTATAGATAGTGATGTAGATAACGTGGCTACACTTATTCGTTTATCTGGTTTAGTCCCCAAGTCGTTAAATATTTCTCCCCTTTTAGAGGAAGCGAAGCAACAGTTACATCAAGAAGCTGATTATGAGCGCGAAGCATCTATGCTACAGCGTTACAACATGGCTTTGGCTTCTGACCCGACCCTGTCATCTTTACCGTTTGTATTGCCTGAAGTTTACCCCCCTCTTACGTCACACAATGTACTTGCGATGGACTTTATCGAAGCGCAATCATTAGACGCACTTTTGTCTGAGCCTCAAGACGTTAGAAACGCCATGATGACGGCACTAATGACGCTATTTTTCAATGAAATATTTAACTTTAGGCTTTTACAAAGCGACCCCAATTTAGGCAATTACAAATATCAAAAAGACCATCAAAAAATTGTTTTACTGGATTTTGGTGCAACAAGAGAAGTTCCACAGCACATTGCACATAGCTATCAGACCTTGCTTAAGAGCATAAAAGAGAACGATAGAAACACGATGCAAGCAACAGCTTATGACATAGGATTGATTGACAGTAATCACAATAATGCGCAAATAGAAGCCGTTATCGATATCGGCATGGAAGCCTGTGAAGCAATAAGGCACAACGGCGCTTACGATTTTGGAAAAAGTGACTTGATCCATCGTTTACATGACAAAGGCATTGCCCTGACAACGGAGCACGACTTTTGGCATACCCCTCCCGTCGATGCCCTTTTTATTCATAGAAAACTGGCTGGGCTCTTTTTATTGGCCAAAAGGCTTGGCGCTTGTGTTGATATGCAAAGCACGGCGACTAAATGGCTGTCGAACTAA
- a CDS encoding DUF3014 domain-containing protein → MSESSEKKSLVPHIIIISVLLIVVLAVVFWPSEDKQPESTVLPEPQVVEPEEVAPTEPEIFEPTPPAPTVELEEKEEIEPLPEPEEIEPEPLDVSDPAVKSSLVESSSANEEAVNRMLVNEGLLQRFVVSVANLADDKMAPNHQLLTPPEQNFRVYSQAGKQWIDAASYKRYTPYVDVLESFNNEALLNIYDVYKSDIQSKYAEIGDPDQDFNDVLLDAINQLLNTPEVPVPVEVYTDSVAYKYADERLENLNEPQKQLLRTGPDNMRRIKAKLRELKALVEERGSN, encoded by the coding sequence ATGAGCGAGTCGTCAGAAAAGAAATCGTTAGTACCACACATTATCATCATAAGCGTACTGCTAATCGTTGTGCTCGCTGTTGTGTTTTGGCCAAGTGAAGACAAGCAGCCTGAATCTACAGTTTTACCAGAACCGCAAGTAGTTGAGCCAGAAGAGGTAGCACCTACCGAGCCCGAGATCTTTGAACCAACGCCTCCTGCACCCACTGTAGAGCTTGAAGAAAAGGAAGAAATAGAGCCTTTACCAGAGCCGGAGGAAATTGAACCCGAACCGCTTGATGTAAGTGATCCAGCTGTAAAATCATCATTAGTAGAAAGCTCATCTGCGAATGAAGAAGCAGTAAATCGCATGTTAGTAAATGAAGGGTTACTGCAACGATTTGTAGTATCGGTAGCAAACTTAGCAGACGATAAAATGGCACCAAATCATCAATTGCTTACGCCTCCTGAACAAAACTTTCGCGTTTATTCTCAGGCCGGAAAACAGTGGATAGACGCTGCCAGCTACAAGCGATATACGCCGTATGTAGACGTACTTGAGTCTTTCAATAATGAAGCGTTACTTAACATTTACGACGTTTATAAAAGCGACATTCAGTCTAAATATGCTGAAATTGGCGATCCTGATCAAGATTTTAATGACGTATTACTCGACGCCATAAACCAACTTCTAAATACACCGGAAGTGCCGGTTCCAGTAGAGGTTTATACAGACTCGGTCGCGTATAAGTACGCCGACGAACGCTTGGAGAATCTCAATGAGCCGCAGAAGCAGCTACTTCGCACAGGTCCTGACAACATGCGTCGTATTAAGGCAAAACTCCGCGAACTAAAAGCCTTGGTTGAAGAACGTGGATCTAACTAG
- a CDS encoding thioesterase family protein, protein MTDITPTIADYPYRITIATRWQDNDAYGHINNVVYYGFFDTAVNRFLIEEGGLDIHNGKTVAYVVSSQCQYVAPAAYPEDIFVGLRVIKIGRSSVTYGLSVYAGENKRRVAHGQFVHVFVDRKTDKAIPIPVNVKAALESIVEVM, encoded by the coding sequence ATGACTGATATTACACCTACTATTGCCGACTATCCGTATCGCATTACCATCGCCACTCGCTGGCAAGATAACGATGCATATGGGCACATTAACAATGTAGTGTATTACGGTTTTTTTGATACCGCGGTTAATCGCTTTTTAATTGAAGAAGGCGGTTTAGATATCCATAACGGGAAAACCGTGGCATATGTGGTAAGTAGTCAATGCCAATATGTAGCACCAGCAGCGTATCCTGAAGACATTTTTGTGGGTTTACGTGTTATCAAAATTGGTCGAAGCTCGGTCACTTACGGGCTGTCGGTTTATGCCGGTGAAAACAAACGCCGCGTGGCGCATGGTCAGTTTGTGCATGTATTTGTAGACAGAAAGACCGATAAGGCAATTCCTATCCCAGTAAACGTGAAAGCAGCGTTAGAGTCCATCGTGGAAGTGATGTAG
- a CDS encoding DMT family transporter has translation MNNATLFTLCCLIWGSTWIAITYQIGHTSETFAIALRYLLASACLGAYCVIRRLPLKLPVHVHVKMAAVGLFLYSLNYTLLYMAQAHIISALLALMSSCIIYINVVLRRWWLKEPIRKEVVIGATFGLLGIVCLFVPEFSKVSMDAALATGLAIAFVSFFCASTGNVISERILTSGTPVIQMNFYAMSYAMVLLFITSLAMPGELVIPTHSEFYLSLLYLAIFGSVFAFGAYMKLLKQMGADKAAYVVLVYPMVALVISTFFEGYTWSVLSVIGVIIVLVGNAIAMGKIPRFMRRPPVSS, from the coding sequence ATGAACAATGCTACTTTGTTTACACTATGCTGCCTGATTTGGGGCTCCACTTGGATTGCCATCACTTACCAAATAGGGCATACCTCTGAGACCTTTGCCATTGCGCTGCGTTATCTATTGGCGTCGGCTTGCTTAGGTGCTTACTGTGTTATTAGGCGTTTGCCGCTTAAGCTACCGGTTCATGTTCATGTGAAAATGGCAGCGGTCGGCCTTTTTTTATACAGCTTAAATTACACGCTATTGTATATGGCGCAAGCGCACATAATTAGCGCACTGTTAGCCCTTATGAGCTCTTGTATTATCTACATTAACGTTGTACTTCGGCGCTGGTGGCTTAAGGAGCCCATAAGAAAAGAAGTGGTTATAGGCGCCACGTTTGGCTTGCTAGGCATTGTGTGTTTATTTGTGCCAGAGTTTTCCAAGGTGTCTATGGATGCGGCGCTTGCTACTGGCCTTGCCATAGCGTTTGTCAGCTTTTTCTGCGCGTCAACAGGTAACGTTATCTCTGAACGTATTTTGACCTCGGGCACGCCTGTTATCCAAATGAACTTCTATGCTATGAGCTATGCCATGGTGCTGCTTTTCATTACCTCTTTGGCCATGCCGGGGGAACTGGTTATACCTACTCATAGTGAGTTTTATTTGTCGCTGCTTTATTTGGCTATCTTTGGCTCTGTATTTGCGTTTGGCGCTTATATGAAGTTGTTAAAGCAAATGGGCGCTGACAAAGCCGCGTATGTTGTCTTGGTATACCCCATGGTGGCACTGGTTATTTCTACCTTCTTTGAAGGCTACACCTGGAGCGTGTTATCAGTCATTGGGGTTATCATTGTGCTGGTGGGTAACGCCATAGCAATGGGCAAGATCCCCCGCTTTATGCGTCGCCCACCGGTATCGAGCTAG
- a CDS encoding D-2-hydroxyacid dehydrogenase: protein MDLPSLDTSALDKLNAEVTLYQQTHADEVAERIKNADAVLVNKVVLNAKDLAQAEQLRYIGVTATGMNNIDRDYCEQAGITVQNVEGYGTDSVAQHTLTLVLNLATNFVAYQRDVKNQVWSASSHFCLLSHPVVELAGKHAVIVGHGELGKRVERLFKAMGMQVSIAARPGKKDDPRPSLASLLPNADVLSLHCPLTEDTDKLINADALLLMKPTAFLINTARGGLIDEEALYQALKNKQIGGAGLDVLSVEPPPVDHILLKASLPNLLVTPHNAWVGKGARQTLFNSAIAHLSAFLSKTQP from the coding sequence ATGGATTTACCGAGTCTTGATACTTCGGCACTAGATAAGCTAAACGCTGAGGTTACGCTTTATCAACAAACCCATGCAGATGAGGTAGCCGAGCGCATTAAAAATGCCGATGCTGTGCTGGTTAACAAAGTCGTATTAAACGCCAAAGATCTAGCTCAGGCAGAACAGCTTCGCTATATCGGTGTGACCGCCACCGGTATGAACAATATCGACCGTGATTACTGCGAACAGGCTGGTATTACCGTTCAAAATGTAGAGGGCTACGGCACAGACAGTGTTGCCCAACATACGTTAACCTTGGTATTGAATTTAGCCACCAATTTCGTGGCATACCAGCGCGATGTGAAAAATCAAGTGTGGTCTGCCTCTTCTCACTTTTGCTTGCTTAGTCACCCCGTAGTAGAGCTGGCGGGTAAACATGCCGTAATCGTTGGACATGGCGAGCTTGGCAAGCGCGTAGAGAGATTGTTCAAGGCAATGGGTATGCAGGTGAGTATCGCAGCTCGCCCAGGTAAAAAAGACGACCCTCGCCCTAGTCTTGCATCGCTTTTACCTAATGCCGATGTATTAAGTCTTCATTGCCCGCTTACGGAAGATACCGATAAGCTCATTAATGCCGATGCGTTGTTATTAATGAAGCCCACTGCTTTTCTTATCAATACGGCTCGCGGAGGGTTAATTGATGAAGAGGCGCTCTATCAAGCCCTTAAAAATAAACAAATTGGCGGTGCAGGCCTAGATGTATTAAGTGTAGAGCCCCCGCCTGTTGACCATATATTACTAAAAGCGTCGCTACCGAACTTGTTAGTAACCCCTCACAATGCGTGGGTTGGTAAGGGGGCAAGGCAAACATTGTTCAATAGTGCCATTGCTCATCTATCAGCGTTTCTGAGTAAAACGCAACCATGA
- the proB gene encoding glutamate 5-kinase, with product MNRFNWQRAVIKVGSALIAPDGNECSGRYLLSLARFITASREAGKEIILVSSGSVAAGRSKVKVRHNASIAEKQAMAAIGQNLMMANWQRFFDFPCAQVLLTADDLRDRTRYVNIKNTLREILNHNALPIVNENDTVAVNELKVGDNDNLGAYTALVAQADTLIICSDIDGLFTADPRKDTNATLIPQVDKIDSTIYSLAGGAGTAVGTGGMRTKIEAADKCTSSGIQTLIVNGRKGETFDALLEGKVPGTLFSASSTPANARRLWLTHTLKTAGRIEIDSGAKDALVRKGASLLPSGIVDVIGLFEQGDAVEVVSQGEIVAKGLSLYNAKDLSLIKGKKSKDIASVLGYETTDVVIHRDDMVLYLQQ from the coding sequence ATGAACCGTTTCAATTGGCAACGCGCCGTCATAAAAGTGGGCAGTGCGCTTATCGCACCCGATGGCAATGAATGTAGTGGCCGCTATCTACTCTCGTTAGCAAGATTTATTACCGCAAGCCGCGAGGCTGGCAAAGAAATTATTCTTGTTTCATCAGGCAGCGTAGCTGCAGGAAGAAGCAAAGTAAAAGTTCGGCACAACGCTTCTATAGCTGAAAAGCAAGCCATGGCAGCTATAGGTCAAAATTTGATGATGGCGAATTGGCAGCGCTTTTTCGACTTTCCTTGTGCACAGGTACTACTTACCGCTGACGACCTTCGAGATCGAACGCGCTACGTTAATATTAAAAATACGTTGCGCGAAATCTTAAATCACAATGCGTTACCTATTGTGAATGAAAACGATACGGTGGCCGTTAATGAACTTAAAGTGGGTGATAACGATAATTTGGGCGCTTATACGGCATTAGTAGCGCAGGCTGATACCTTAATTATTTGCTCGGATATAGACGGCTTATTTACTGCTGACCCAAGAAAAGACACCAATGCCACACTCATTCCACAGGTAGACAAAATAGACAGCACAATTTATAGCCTTGCTGGTGGAGCGGGAACAGCAGTAGGCACAGGCGGCATGCGCACCAAAATTGAAGCGGCGGATAAGTGCACCAGTAGCGGAATTCAAACCCTGATTGTTAACGGGCGAAAAGGTGAAACCTTTGACGCTCTGCTTGAGGGTAAAGTGCCTGGCACCTTATTTAGTGCAAGCAGTACGCCTGCTAACGCGCGCAGATTATGGCTTACTCACACCTTAAAAACCGCTGGCAGAATAGAAATTGATAGCGGTGCAAAAGACGCCTTAGTTCGAAAAGGGGCATCATTACTGCCGTCGGGTATTGTTGACGTTATCGGTTTGTTTGAACAGGGCGACGCTGTTGAGGTGGTGAGCCAAGGTGAAATTGTAGCTAAGGGACTTAGCTTGTATAACGCAAAAGACTTATCCCTCATAAAAGGGAAAAAGTCGAAAGATATAGCCAGTGTGTTAGGTTATGAGACCACAGATGTTGTAATTCATCGCGACGATATGGTGCTGTATTTACAGCAATAG
- a CDS encoding RNA polymerase sigma factor — MGQGFEDVFAQYGAILSRVANSYEANEAMQQELLQEIALAVWQGLSRFKGDSSVKTYILKIAHNRAVTHVASQVKRLDTHQYDHDDLGSDGFASNTHSPEEMSSQHQSLEHLLRAVRALPLPSRQVLTLSLEGLSYDEIADVSGLTKNHVGVILKRAKQSIMQEQPHA; from the coding sequence TTGGGGCAGGGTTTTGAAGATGTTTTTGCGCAATACGGGGCAATACTAAGCCGTGTAGCCAACAGTTATGAAGCGAATGAGGCGATGCAGCAAGAATTATTGCAAGAAATTGCTCTTGCCGTCTGGCAGGGACTGTCGCGCTTTAAAGGCGATAGCAGCGTGAAAACCTATATTTTGAAGATAGCTCATAACCGCGCAGTAACTCACGTAGCAAGTCAAGTGAAGCGTCTTGATACCCATCAATATGACCACGATGACCTAGGCTCTGACGGGTTCGCGAGTAACACCCACTCACCAGAAGAAATGTCGAGTCAACACCAGTCATTAGAACACTTATTGCGCGCGGTACGAGCACTTCCATTGCCGTCAAGACAAGTGCTTACGCTTTCCCTTGAAGGTTTAAGTTACGATGAAATTGCAGACGTAAGTGGTCTGACGAAAAATCATGTTGGTGTGATATTAAAACGCGCCAAGCAAAGTATCATGCAGGAGCAACCGCATGCATAA
- a CDS encoding DUF1285 domain-containing protein encodes MDLTRFQQQLKGTSSKTRPLPPVEQWNPDFCGDINLTIALDGRWFYEGSPIGRASLVQLFASVLKREGNKYFLVTPVEKVGITVEDTPFLITQWGKEEGNSEGDSTYTFTTQTGDIVRLERADQLELRVPPKAVQGPDATPIPYLCVRRNLWARLHQNTYYQLLEQAKEETSSSTTQFKIQSNGTSFVLGEITQPV; translated from the coding sequence GTGGATCTAACTAGGTTTCAGCAGCAGCTAAAGGGCACGTCTTCAAAAACGCGCCCGCTTCCGCCCGTTGAGCAATGGAACCCTGACTTTTGCGGTGATATCAACCTGACGATAGCTCTAGACGGTCGGTGGTTCTACGAAGGCAGCCCTATAGGGCGTGCTAGCTTAGTTCAGCTTTTTGCCTCTGTCTTAAAGCGAGAAGGGAACAAGTACTTCTTAGTTACGCCTGTCGAAAAAGTAGGTATCACCGTAGAAGACACGCCCTTTCTGATAACGCAATGGGGAAAAGAAGAGGGTAACTCAGAGGGCGACAGCACTTACACATTTACCACACAAACAGGCGACATTGTGCGGTTAGAACGCGCTGATCAGCTTGAACTTCGGGTTCCACCAAAAGCAGTACAGGGCCCAGACGCGACGCCTATTCCCTATCTTTGTGTTCGCAGAAATCTTTGGGCGAGGCTACATCAAAACACGTACTATCAACTGCTAGAACAAGCCAAAGAGGAAACTAGCAGCTCGACTACGCAGTTTAAGATTCAGTCTAACGGTACATCTTTTGTTTTAGGTGAAATAACCCAGCCCGTATAG